DNA sequence from the Pseudoduganella plicata genome:
TGACGGTGGTGCCTGTCGTCGGGACGGATTGGGCATAAGCGTGTGCGCTGCCCAGCACGAGCGCTGCGGCAATGGCGGTTTTCAGTACGGTCATCTGGTTCTCCTTGTGGCGGTATGGGTAGGATGTGCGCACTGTAACCGAAATTGCGACAGCCGCCCGACGCAGATGGTGAGTGTTTGTAACAGCCGTGTCATGATGATGACATCTCGCCGCTGCATGATGGCGCCCTTCAATCCGACAACCGAAGACCGATGCGATCCACGACTACCCTTGCCTGCACCGCCCTCCTCTCGCTCAGTGCCACTGCCATTGCCACCGCCACCGCCGCGCCGGCACCCGTCCCCGCCGCGCCGAAGCTGGTCGTCGTCATGGCCGTCGATGGCTTGCCGCAGGAACAGCTGCTGCGCTACCGCGGCCAGTTCGGCGACGGCGGTTTCAAACGCCTGCTGACGCAGGGCGCCATGTTCGGCGACGCCCACCAGGCCCACGGCACGACCGTCACGGCCGTCGGCCACAGCGCCATCCTGACGGGCGCCTACCCGTACCAGCACGGCATCGTCGGCAACAACTGGATCGATCGCGCGACAGGCAAGTCCGTTTACTGCACCGAGGACACGCGCTACCAGTACATCGGCGAGAGCACCAGGCCGGACGACGGCACGTCGCCGGCCCGGCTGCGGGTCGATACGCTGGGCGACCAGCTGCGCTACGCGACCGGCAACAAGTCCAGGGTGCTGGCCGTGTCCGGCAAGGACCGCGGCGCCATCCTGCTGGCCGGGAAGACGGGAACGGCGTACATGTACATGGAAGGCAGCGGCAATTTCGCCAGCAGCACGTACTACATGCAGCAGCACCCGGCCTGGGTGCAGCGCTTCCAGGCGTCGAAGCCGCAGGACCGCTACTACGGCAAGACATGGCGGCCGATGCTGGCCGATGCCGACTACAGCATGGACGCCGGCGACACGCCGTTCGCGATCTCGTACTACAGCGAAAGCGGTGCGCCCGACGCGTCGTACTACAAGCGCCTGAAGGAAGGCCCGTTCGTCGACGAGCTGACGCTGGACTTCGCCCGCGCCGCCATCGAAGCGGAGGGCCTGGGCGCCAACCCGGCCGGCGTGCCGGACCTGCTGGGCATGAGCCTGTCGGCGCACGACTACGTCAACCATGCGCACGGCCCGGAAAGCCGCATGTCGCACGACCACCTGCAACGCCTGGACCGCATGCTGGCAGGCTTCTTTACTTATCTGGACAAGAAGGTCGGCAGCGACAATTACCTCGTCGTGCTGACGGCCGATCACGGCTTCGCCAACAGCGCGGAGTTCTCGCAGCAGCAGCGCATCGATGCGGGCCGTGTCGACGGCAAGAAGCTGCTGAACGGGCTGCAGACCCACCTGGACGCCAGCTTCGGCGGCGGCAAGGTGGCCTTGACGGCGTCATGGCCGAACCTGTACCTGGAACAGGCCGCCCTCGACAAGGCCGGCATCAAACGTGCCGACGTCGAAACGGCCGCCAGCCGCTGGCTGCTGGCGCAGACCGGCATCGCCGACGTCTACACCCGCACGCGCTTCGAGGAAAGCGGCGCCACGGGCACGCGCATCGACCTGCTGCTGCGCCGCGCCTGGCACCGCAGCGAATCAGGCGACCTGGTGGTCGTACCGCGGGCGTACTGGGCGTTCGGCTCGGGCAGCAGCGGCGCCACGCACGGCACGCCGTATGCCTACGACACCAGCGTGCCGCTGCTCATGATGGGCAAGCGCTGGATTGCGCCGGGCAGCTATGCGAAGTACACGGAGGTCGTCGATATCGCCCCGACCCTGGCGGCCGTCCTGGGCGTGCGGCCGCCGGCGGGCGCCGAGGGGCGCGTGCTGGTCGAGGCATTGCAGCGAACCGCACAACGCTGACACGCCGCGCGATGCAGAGGGAGACGTCCGTCGTTCGGCAACGACGTCCCCTCCAGCGCCTTGAATAACCGAGCAATATCATAAGGTCTGGCCCGCAGGCGCACGCCGGTCCAACTGTCCCGTTGCCAGCACGATGCGCACTTTCCGGATCGTTGACGACGATCGTCGAATCGGCGCCCGGCACCAGCCGCCACGGGTGCTTGTGGACGGCGCACAAACCGGACAGTAAGCCTTCAGCCCGCCGCCGGCAAGCCGTTGGTCCGGCAGGCCTCGCCGACCAGCAGATCGAGCAGGCGCTCGGGGTCGTGTTGCAGCGCCTCGACCTGCGCGATCGCCCAGCCGCAGCCGGCCAGCTCGAAATGCCGGCGCCACCAGGGCCATGCCAGCAGCCCGGCCAGCGTCAAGGCGTTGCTGCCACCCCGTTCCGCATGGCCGCCGCCGATCGATTCGCCGACCCGGAACGGTTTGCTGCCGAAGCGGGCCAGGCTGACTTCATAAACGTGATGGCGCCGGTCCTGCTCCGTCGGTGCGACATTCTGGTAGCACAGCCGCAGCACCTGGTGCTCGAGCGGGGCCCGGTCGACAGGTGCCGACCGGCGATACAGCGCCGGGGCGGTCACGGTACCGCCCGCGGGCCACTCGATCGCCTCCGGCGAGAACGTGAAGCGCTTGGCGTGCTGCGGATAGGCCAGCTGTTCCCACCCGGTGTCGCGGCGCAGCTGCGACATGTCCAGCAGTCGAAATTCTCCACCCTCGAACTGCAGGATCATATGCCTGCCTTCGGTCGGCACGGCACGTTGCAAACGGATGTCCGTCATGACTCCTCTTCCAATAAAAAACGGCCCCGCAGGGCCGTTGAGCGAAACAGGCGGAACGCTTAGTTCTTCGACTTGTCCACCATCTTGTTCTTGGCGATCCACGGCATCATGGCGCGCAGCTTGGCGCCCACTTCCTCGATCTGGTGCTCCGAGGTCAGGCGGCGGCGCGAGATCAGCGTTGGCGCGCCGGCCTTGTTCTCCAGGATGAACGACTTGGCGTATTCGCCCGTCTGGATGTCCTTCAGGCACTGGCGCATCGCTTCCTTCGTGGCCGACGTCACGACCTTCGGACCCGTCACGTACTCGCCGTATTCGGCGTTGTTCGAGATCGAGTAGTTCATGTTGGCGATGCCGCCTTCGTAGATCAGGTCGACGATCAGCTTGAGCTCGTGCAGGCATTCGAAGTATGCCATCTCCGGCGCGTAGCCCGCCTCGACCAGCGTCTCGAAGCCGGCCTTGATCAGTTCCACGGTGCCGCCGCACAGCACGGCCTGTTCGCCGAACAGGTCGGTTTCCGTCTCTTCGCGGAAGTTCGTTTCGATGATGCCGGCCTTGCCGCCGCCGTTGGCCGAAGCGTACGACAGCGCGATGTCGCGGGCGATGCCCGATTTATCCTGGTGCACGGCGATCAGGTGCGGCACGCCGCCACCCTGCTTGTACGTGTTGCGCACGGTGTGGCCCGGCGCTTTTGGCGCGACCATGATGACATCCAGGTCTTCGCGCGGCACCACCTGCCCATAATGCACGTTGAAGCCGTGGGCGAAGGCCAGCACGGCGCCCTGCTTGGCGTTCGGGGCGACGTTCTCGTTGTAGACTTGGGCGATGTTCTCGTCCGGCAGCAGGATCATGATGACGTCGGCCGCTTTCACCGCGTCGTTCACTTCCGCGACCTTCAGGCCGGCCTGCTCAACCTTGCTCCACGAAGCGCCGCCCTTGCGCAGGCCGACGGTGACGTTGACGCCCGACTCCGACAGGTTCTGCGCGTGCGCGTGGCCCTGCGAGCCGTAGCCGATGATGGCGACGTTCTTGCCTTTGATGAGGGAGATGTCGGCGTCTTTGTCGTAGAAAACTTTCATGATCATTCCTAAGTATTTTGTATAAATCGTATAAATAATTGATGCGGCAGGCTCAGATCTTCAGGATCCGTTCGCCGCGGCCGATGCCCGAGCCGCCGGTGCGGACCGTTTCCAGGATCGAGGCCCGGTCGATCGCGTCGATGAAGGCGTCCAGTTTCGATTTCGCGCCCGTCAGTTCGATCGTGTACGTTTTTTCCGTCACGTCGATGATGCGGCCGCGGAAGATGTCGGCGGTGCGCTTCATTTCCTCGCGCTCCTTGCCGACCGCGCGCACCTTGATGAGCATGAGCTCGCGTTCGATGTGCTGGCCTTCGGTCAGGTCGACCACCTTCACCACTTCGATCAGGCGGTTCAGGTGCTTGGTGATCTGCTCGATGATGTCGTCCGAGCCGCTGGTGACGATCGTCATGCGCGACAGGGTCGAATCCTCGGTCGGCGCCACCGTCAGCGTTTCGATGTTGTAGCCGCGCGCGGAGAACAGGCCCACGACGCGGGACAGCGCGCCCGCCTCGTTTTCCAGCAATACGGAGATGATGTGTCGCATATCAGAGGTCCTCCGCGCCGAGCAGCATTTCGGACAGGCCTTTACCCGCCTGCACCATCGGCCAGACGTTCTCGCTCTGGTCGGTGATGAAGTTCATGAACACGAGACGGTCCTTCATCGCGAAAGCTTCCTTGAGCGCGCCATCCACGTCGCCCGGCTTCTCGATACGCATGCCGACGTGGCCATAGGCCTCGGCCAGCTTCTCGAAGTCCGGCAGCGAATCCATGTACGATTCGGAATAGCGCGAACCGTAATCGAGCTGCTGCCACTGGCGCACCATGCCCAGGAAGCGGTTGTTCAGCAGGATGATCTTCGGCGTCAGGTGATACTGCTTGCACGTGGCCAGCTCCTGGATGCACATCTGGATCGAGCCTTCGCCCGTGATGCAGGCCACCGTCGCATCGGGGTTCGCCATCTGCACGCCCATCGCGTACGGCAGGCCCACGCCCATCGTGCCCAGGCCGCCGGAATTGATCCAGCGGCGCGGCTTGTCGAAGCGGTAGTACTGCGCGGCCCACATCTGGTGCTGGCCGACGTCGGACGTGATGAATGCATCGCCGTCCGTGATCTTGTACACCTTCTCGACAACCGACTGCGGCTTGATGACAAGATCGGAGTCCGTGTATTTCAGGCACTCGCGGCCGCGCCATTCGCTGATCTGGCCCCACCATTTGGACAGCTGCGCCGCGTTGGGGCGGTGCTCCGCCGCGTCCAGCTGGGCGAGGAATTCCACCAGCACGTCCTTGACGTTGCCGACGATAGGGATGTCGACCTTGACGCGTTTCGAGATCGACGAAGGGTCGATGTCGACGTGGATGATCTTGCGCGGGCTGGAGGCAAAGTGCTTCGGATTGCCGATGACGCGGTCGTCGAAGCGGGCGCCGATGGCGATCAGCACGTCGCAGTTCTGCATCGCCATGTTGGCTTCGTAGGTGCCGTGCATGCCGGGCATGCCTACGTACTGGTCGCTCGACGCCTTCGAGCCGCCCAGCCCCATCAGCGTGTTCGTGACGGGGAAGCCGAGCCGCTCGACCAGCTTGTTCAGCTCATTGGACGCATTGGCGAGAATCACGCCGCCACCCGTATAGATCATCGGGCGCTCGGCCGACAGCAGCAGCTGCACGGCCTTGCGGATCTGGCCCGAATGGCCCTTGTCGACGGGGCGGTAGGAACGCATCTCGATCTCTTTCGGATACGAGAACACGTGCTTGTGCATCGAGATGTCCTTCGGGATATCGACCAGCACGGGACCGGGACGGCCGGTGCGGGCGATGAAGAAGGCTTTCTTGACGGTTTCCGCCAGGTCCTTCACGTCCTTGACGAGGAAGTTGTGCTTGACGACGGGGCGGGTGATGCCGACGGTGTCGCACTCCTGGAAGGCATCCTGGCCAATGGCGTGGCTGGGAACCTGGCCGGAGATGACGACCATCGGGATGGAATCCATATAGGCGGTCGACAGGCCCGTCACGGCATTGGTGACGCCGGGACCGGAGGTGACGATGGCGACGCCCACTTTCTGCGAGCTGCGCGAATACGCATCGGCGGCGTGGACGGCGGCCTGCTCGTGACGGACGAGGATGTGCTGGAATTTGTCCTGCTTGAAGATCGCGTCGTAGATATAGAGGACGGCTCCGCCCGGATAGCCGAAGACGTGCTCGACGCCCTCTTCAGCCAGGCAACGCACGAGGATCTCGGCGCCTGTGATTGCTGCTTCGGTGTTCATGAAACATTCCTTTCAAGGTCCATAGGAGATTGAACGGATGCTCGAGCCTGACGAAACCAGCCCCACAGTGCAGTACCCCCAAGCGTCCCTTCTTTCTGCGGTCACGCCGTCTGTTCCCCCAACCGTAGTGGGGTGCGGGACGGTCGCTGTAACGCAACTCGTTTGGCTTGAGTTTCTGCAACGGTTGACTGACCTCTCGCGCTTGTGGCACGGGTCTGAGCAAACTGCTGACAAAGAGAAAGCGGGTCGGTCGCCATGGCGTTGTGTGCCGATGGCAAAGACCAGGGAGCTTTGTGGTGTGCAAAGCGTTCCATACGGTACTGCGTCGCACCATTTTGGTCAAGAACAATCGCCTTTTTCACAGTTTTGTCCATTTCGCTGCCGCGTCCTGGTGCATAGGCGTGGCCAAATCTGTCAAAAACCTGCGGAAAACCGGCTTTTTTGCTAGGATGCGCTGGTTTAAGGACCTCAACGGCGCGCAACACCACCTCAATGGCAACAGACAAAGAACTCTCCGACTTTCTCGAAAGCGTCGAGCGGCGTGCCTTCAAGCAGGCGGTGTATGCGGTGCGCAGGGACGAAGTGGCGCTCGACATCGTACAGGACGCGATGATCAAGCTGGCCGAGAAGTATGGCGACAAGCCCGCAGCGGAGCTGCCCATGCTGTTCCAGCGCATCTTGCAGAACACGATCCTTGACTTCTTCCGGCGCGAGAAAGTGCGCAATACCTGGGTCAGCCTGTTTTCCGGGCTGGGTAATTCCCGGGAAGAAAATGAAGATTTTGATATACTGGAATCCTACGAGGCCGAACACGGCACCCAGGCAGCCGAATCCAGCGCCGACCAGGTCGAGCGCATGCAGGTACTCCAGGTGATCGACGATGAAGTACAAAAGCTGCCGGCGCGTCAACGCGAAGCATTCCTTATGCGTTACTGGCAGGATATGGATGTGGCAGAGACGGCGGCGGCGATGGGATGTTCCGAAGGGAGCGTAAAAACACATTGCTCACGGGCGACTCATACCCTCGCAGCATCGCTCAAAGCCAAGGGAATCAAACTATGAACACCGAAGACATCAATTTCGCTTACCGCGTACGTCACGCCCTGAACGAACGGCTGGAAGACCTGCCCGCCTCGACCACGGACCGCCTGGCCGCTGCCCGCCAGGCCGCGCTGGCGCGCAAGAAAGCTCACGTGGAAGTGCGCGTCACGCGCACCGCGACCGCCACGGCCGGCGGTGGCGGCGGCATGTTTGCGGACCCGATCGCCTGGCTCGGCCGTTTCAGCGTCGTACTGCCCCTGCTGCTGGTAGTCGGCGGCATGGTCGGCGTGTATCAGTACGAGCATCAGCAGTCGATCGAAGAGCTGGCCGAGCTGGATGCGGCCGTGCTGTCGGACGAACTGCCCCTGTCGGCTTACCTGGACCACGGCTTCAACGCCTATCTTGAAACGCGCGAGCAATAAGGATGGCGCGTAGGATGGCGCGGATCCCCGGTCGTACCTGGAAGCTGGCCGGCGCCGCGGCGCTGGCGCTTGTCGTCGGTGTCGGCGCCTATGTCGCACTGCGCGGATCCGGCACGCCCCAGCCCGGCAGCGCCGCATCGGCGGCCTCCATCCCCCTGCTGGCACCGACCGCCGCGGAAATGCGCTGGCAGGACCTGACACCGGCACAGCAGCGCGCCCTCGAACCGTTGAAAAAAGGCTGGGATGACCTCGGCCCCGTGCGCAAGCAGAAATGGCTCGAGATCGCGGGCCGCTTCCACTCGATGAAACCGGCGGAACAGCAGCGCGTGCACGACCGCATGCGCGCTTGGGTCGACCTGACGCCGGAAGAACGCAAGGCCGTGCGCGAGAACTACGCGCGGGCGCAGAAGATCATGGGCGGCAAGAAGGCAGCGCAGTGGGAACAGTACCTGCTGCTGCCGGAAGAGGAAAAACGCAAGCTGGCCGACGCCGCCGCCGCCAAGAAGCCGCAGGCCGCCAAGCCGCCGACTCCAAAACAGAACCTCGTCAGGACGCCGCAACCGATCAAGCAGCATCCGTCCGTGCTGCCGACGGTGCCGCCGCCACCGGTCGTTGCCGTACCGCCGACGCCGGCGGCGCAGCCTCCGGTCACCCCGACCGCACCCGCTCCCGCATCGCCTGCGGTGCCCGAGATCGTCTATCCGCTGGAAGGTGCCGTCACGCCGGCCGCCATGGTGCCGCCGGCGCCGCCCCCTCCCGCCACCACCAATGCCGGCAAATAATCCGGCAGTGGCGGGTGTTCCCAGCGTACGCCGTCGCCTGATGTCGATGGTGTACGAACTCCTGCTGGGCTTTGCCGTGCTGTTCCTGCCGTTTCTCGTGTTCGAGATGGTCGTCAAGGCCAGCCATGCCGAAGTCGTCGAGCACATGCGCCAGGCGCTGGCGTTCCTCGTGCTGGGGGCCTACTTCATCCATCAATGGACCCGCAAGGGCCAGACCTTGGCCATGCAGACATGGCGCATCCGCGTTGCCATGGCGGACGGCGCTACCGTCACGCCACGCGCCGCGACCGTACGCTACCTGCTGTGCTGGCTGTGGGTGCTGCCGGCCGCCATCGTCAGCTGGGCGTTCGGGCTGCACCAATGGCATGCGCTGATCGCACTGCTCGTCGGTATCGTGCTGTGGTCCCTCACCGCCTTCCTCGACCGCGACCGGCAGTTCCTGCATGACAGGATTGCCGGGACGCGGCTGGTGGCGCTGGCGAAGCCTGCCAGGAACGTCAAGGCCAGCGCCGCGTGATGTTGCCGGGTTTCATTGCAGCGGTCGCTGTACCGCCGTCTCTTTCGCACTGACCGCTTTCCCATCCGTCGTCGTTGGCACCATCACCGCCAGCGGCGTCCCGCTCGCCTTGTCCAGCAGCGCCGAGCGCGGCTCATCGTCTTCGAACAGGTGCCGCTCTCCCCACTGCCGCAGTGCGACGATGACTGTGAACAGATCGCCCCCCTTTTTCGTCAGTACATATTCCTGGTAGACGCTGCCGTCGGTAGCGGGCTGCAATGACAGGATCCCATGTTCGACCAGCGTGCGCAGCCGGTCCGCCAGGATATTGCGTGCCATGCCAAGCCGGCGCTGGAAGTCGCTGAAGCGCGCCGCGCCGTCGAAAGCGTCGCGCACGATCAGCATTGACCAGCGGTCGCCGACGACGTCGAGCGTGCGGGCGACGGGACAGGTTTCGGCATTTGACTCTTTCTTGCGCGGCATGATGATTCTCCTTGTGGTTGCATTTTAAAACCAATATGCGTAAGCTTCCAGTGGTTTTGTTTTGCAACCACACGGAGACCCTATGACCCACCTCGCCGCTCCGCCGACAGTCCAGGCCTCGATGCCGTCGGGACTGGTCGCGCTGTTCGCCGCCAGCAGCGGCGTCAGCGTCGCCAACGTGTATTACGCGCAGCCATTGCTGGACCTGATGGCGGCGGACTTCGGCATTCCCGTCGGCGCGGCTGGCGCCATCGTTACCGCGACGCAGGTCGGCAGCGCCCTCGCCCTGCTGCTGCTCGTGCCGCTGGGCGACCGCATGCCGCGACGACGCCTGATGCTGATGCAGCTGGGTGTCCTGTGCGTCGCATTGCTGTGCGCAGCCAGCGCGCGGTCGGCGGCGTTTCTCGTCGGTGCGATGCTGGTGGTGGGCATGCTGGGCACCGCCATGACGCAAGGGCTGATCGCGTATGCCGCCACCGCGGCGGCGGCGGGCGAGCGCGGACGAGTCGTCGGCGCGACGCAAGGCGGCGTCGTCACCGGCCTGCTGCTGGCGCGCGTGCTGGCCGGCGGCATCGCCGACCTGGCCGGCTGGCGGGCGATGTACCTGGTGTCGGCAGCGGCCATGCTGGGCATCGGTGTGCTGCTGTGGTGGCGGCTGCCGCCGCAGCCGGCGCCTGTCCGCCCCCTGCCCTACGGCCTGCTGATCCGGTCGATGCTGGCACTGTTGCGCGACGAGCGCGTCTTGCAAATACGAGGCGGCATCGCCTTCCTGATGTTTGCCGCCTTCGGCATATTCTGGAGCGCGCTGGTGCTGCCGCTGTCCGCGCCGCCGTACGGCATGTCGCATACGGCCATCGGCGCTTTCGGCCTTGCCGGCGTGGTCGGCGTACTGGCCGCCAGCCGGGCCGGCCGGCTGGCGGACCGCGGACTGGGACAGCGCACCAGCGGCGCCGCACTGGCGCTGCTCGTGCTGGCCTGGGTGCCGCTCGGGCTGGCGCTGACACCGTCGCTGGCGCTGGGCATGCCGGCGCGGGTGGCTTTGCTGGCGCTCGGCATTGTCGCCCTGGACCTGGCCGTGCAGGCGCTGCAGGTGCTCAACCAGAGCATGATCTTTGCCGTGCGGCCGGAAGCGCACAGCCGCGTGGTCGGCTGTTACATGATGTTTTATGCGGCGGGGAGCGGGCTCGGCGCCGTGGCCGGCACCGCCATGTATGCGGTTGGGGGCTGGGCTGGCGTTTGCCTGCTGGGTGCCGGGGTCGGTCTGGCCGCGCTGGCGTTCTGGCGGATGACCCGCCATTGGACGGCGTGACAGCCTTGCAGCCGGCGCCGGCGCCACCACATGACAGGGATGTGGAACGATGACGACAGCCCCAGCGAACCGTTATGCCCCCTGTGCGGCCGCCCGCTCGGCACGGCCAATATCGACCGTCACCACCTGGTGCCGCGCACGTTCAAGGGCCGTGCCCAGTTCCCCATCCATAAAATCTGCCACCGCAAGATCCACTCCGTGTTCACGGAGCGCGAGCTGTTCAAGACGTATCACACGTGGGAAGCGCTGCAGGCGCATGACGAGATCCGCACGTTCATCGACTGGGTCGCGCGCAAGCCGCCGGAGTTTTATACGTCCACCGCAACGTCGAATGCGAAGAAGCGGCGGTGAGGGTACTCAACCCCAGAGGCATCAAAACCGCTCGAAGCCCTGCAGATAACGCCACTCGCCAACCGCCAGCCCGCCCATCGACATCCGGCCGATGCGCAGGCGCTTCAGCGCGACGGGCGTCAGGCCGACAGCCTTGCACATCTTCTCGATCTGGCTGGGCTTCGGCCCCTTCATGGCGAAGCGCAGCCGCTGCTCGTTCTGCCAGCTGACCTTCGTGGCGCCCCCGTTCAGTTGCGCCAGCCCATCCTCGACGATGCGGCCGCGCACGTCCACGATGATTTCCTGTTCCATGCGCGCGCCCTCTTCCACCAGCTTGCGGGCGATGCGGTAGTCCTGCGTGAAGACGAACAGGCCGCTGGCATCATTATCGAGTGGCAACGCCGGCGTCAGGTTGTGCAGATGGCGCTTGAGGAAGCGCTCCTTCCGCGCCTGCGCGTTGCGCGCTTCCGGCGTCAGGCACGCCAGCGGATCGGCACCGGCAGGCTTGTTCAGCATGATCGTCACCGGCTCGATTTCCAGCAAGGTCGCATCCGGTGCCAGCGTCACCGCCTGCTCCGCCGCCACGCGTGCGCCGGCCTCTTCGACGACGGCGCCATCGACGAGCACGAAGCCGCCCTCGATATACAGCTCCGCCTCGCGGCGGGAACAGGGCAGCATGTCCGCCACCCGTTTCGAGAGGCGGATCGTGTTTTCGTCGGTCATATTATTGTTGGAAATAGGTGGAGAACACGTCGGCCACGGTGCGCAGTTGCGCGCGCGTGACGTCGAGGTGGGTAACAAGGCGCAGGCGCGGCGCCATCGACACGCGGATATCGGCCGCAGCGAGCGCCTGGGCCAAACCGGCGCAGTGCGCGGCCGGCACGTCGACATAGAAGATGTTCGTTTGCGGCGAGCTGACAGCCAGGCCGTCGATCTTCGCCAGCTCGGCCGCGAGGAAGGCAGCATTGGCGTGATCCTCAGCCAGGCGCTCGACGTTGTGCTGCAAGGCGTACAACCCGGCCGCAGCGACGATGCCGGCCTGGCGCATGCCGCCGCCCAGCATCTTGCGCCAGCGCTTGCCCTCTTCGATGAAGGCGCGCGAGCCGCACAGCACGGAGCCGACCGGCGCGCCCAGCCCTTTCGAGAGGCAGACCGAGACACTGTCGAAGCCGGCGACGGCGTCACACAGGCTGACGCCCTGCGCCACGGCCGCGTTGCAGGCGCGCGCGCCGTCCAGGTGCGTCGCCAGCCCGCGCTCGTGCGCCAGCGCGGTCGCCGCCTTCACGTATTCGCGCGGCAGCACACGGCCGCCGATCGTGTTTTCCAGCGCCAGCAGCCTGGTGCGGGCGAAGTGGAAATCGTGCGGCTTGATCTGCGCGGCGATGTCGGCCAATGCCAGCGAGCCGTCCGGCTGGTTCGCAATCGGCTGCGGCTGGATGCTGCCCAGGACCGCCGCGCCGCCGCCTTCGTAGCGGAACGTGTGCGCTTCCTGGCCGACGAGGTATTCATCGCCGCGGCCGCAATGGGCCAGCAGCGCGATCAGGTTGGTCTGCGTGCCGGACGGCGCGAACAGCGCCGCCTCATAGCCGAACAGCTCCGCCGCGTGCTCCTGCAGGCGGTTGACGGTGGGGTCGTCGCCATACACGTCGTCGCCGACAGGGGCGGACGCCATCGCGTCGCGCATCGCGGCCGATGGCTGCGTTACCGTATCGCTGCGCAGGTCGATCGTCATGGCGCGCTTTCCGCAGCCTGCGCCTGCTCGGCATAGAAGCGGTTGCCCAGCTCCTCCAGCCCGACCGTCTGCAGCACTTCCTGCAGCCGCTCGGTGGGACGGCGGCGCGGCAGGTTCTTGTACGTCGCGACGATCAGCTCGTTCTTCATCGAGTGCTCCCAGCCCACCAGTTCCGTCACGTTGACCTGGTAGCCGTGCGCTTCGAGCTGCAGGCAGCGCAGCACGTTGGTCACCTGGCTGCCGAATTCGCGCGTGTGGATCGGGTGGCGCCAGATTTCCGTCAGCGCGCTCCTGCCCAGGTCCTTGCCCTTGTTCTTGCGCAGCACGGACGCCACTTCGGCCTGGCAGCAAGGCACCAGCACCATGTGTTTCGCATGCTTCTTCAGCGCGAAGTCGATGGCGTCGTCGGTGGCCGTGTTACAGGCATGCAGTGCCGTGACGATATCGACTTGTTCCGGCAGTTCGGCGGACGTCGTCGATTCGGCTACGGACAGCGGCAGGAACGACATGCCGGGGAAGTCGAACTTCGCGGCCAGCTCGCGCGAGCGCTGCACCAGCTCGTCGCGCGTCTCGATGCCGTAGATATGGGAATCGTCGTGCAGGCTCTTGA
Encoded proteins:
- the ilvN gene encoding acetolactate synthase small subunit, which produces MRHIISVLLENEAGALSRVVGLFSARGYNIETLTVAPTEDSTLSRMTIVTSGSDDIIEQITKHLNRLIEVVKVVDLTEGQHIERELMLIKVRAVGKEREEMKRTADIFRGRIIDVTEKTYTIELTGAKSKLDAFIDAIDRASILETVRTGGSGIGRGERILKI
- a CDS encoding RDD family protein encodes the protein MAGVPSVRRRLMSMVYELLLGFAVLFLPFLVFEMVVKASHAEVVEHMRQALAFLVLGAYFIHQWTRKGQTLAMQTWRIRVAMADGATVTPRAATVRYLLCWLWVLPAAIVSWAFGLHQWHALIALLVGIVLWSLTAFLDRDRQFLHDRIAGTRLVALAKPARNVKASAA
- a CDS encoding acetolactate synthase 3 catalytic subunit encodes the protein MNTEAAITGAEILVRCLAEEGVEHVFGYPGGAVLYIYDAIFKQDKFQHILVRHEQAAVHAADAYSRSSQKVGVAIVTSGPGVTNAVTGLSTAYMDSIPMVVISGQVPSHAIGQDAFQECDTVGITRPVVKHNFLVKDVKDLAETVKKAFFIARTGRPGPVLVDIPKDISMHKHVFSYPKEIEMRSYRPVDKGHSGQIRKAVQLLLSAERPMIYTGGGVILANASNELNKLVERLGFPVTNTLMGLGGSKASSDQYVGMPGMHGTYEANMAMQNCDVLIAIGARFDDRVIGNPKHFASSPRKIIHVDIDPSSISKRVKVDIPIVGNVKDVLVEFLAQLDAAEHRPNAAQLSKWWGQISEWRGRECLKYTDSDLVIKPQSVVEKVYKITDGDAFITSDVGQHQMWAAQYYRFDKPRRWINSGGLGTMGVGLPYAMGVQMANPDATVACITGEGSIQMCIQELATCKQYHLTPKIILLNNRFLGMVRQWQQLDYGSRYSESYMDSLPDFEKLAEAYGHVGMRIEKPGDVDGALKEAFAMKDRLVFMNFITDQSENVWPMVQAGKGLSEMLLGAEDL
- a CDS encoding DUF3619 family protein; the protein is MNTEDINFAYRVRHALNERLEDLPASTTDRLAAARQAALARKKAHVEVRVTRTATATAGGGGGMFADPIAWLGRFSVVLPLLLVVGGMVGVYQYEHQQSIEELAELDAAVLSDELPLSAYLDHGFNAYLETREQ
- a CDS encoding RNA polymerase sigma factor, giving the protein MATDKELSDFLESVERRAFKQAVYAVRRDEVALDIVQDAMIKLAEKYGDKPAAELPMLFQRILQNTILDFFRREKVRNTWVSLFSGLGNSREENEDFDILESYEAEHGTQAAESSADQVERMQVLQVIDDEVQKLPARQREAFLMRYWQDMDVAETAAAMGCSEGSVKTHCSRATHTLAASLKAKGIKL
- the ilvC gene encoding ketol-acid reductoisomerase; this translates as MKVFYDKDADISLIKGKNVAIIGYGSQGHAHAQNLSESGVNVTVGLRKGGASWSKVEQAGLKVAEVNDAVKAADVIMILLPDENIAQVYNENVAPNAKQGAVLAFAHGFNVHYGQVVPREDLDVIMVAPKAPGHTVRNTYKQGGGVPHLIAVHQDKSGIARDIALSYASANGGGKAGIIETNFREETETDLFGEQAVLCGGTVELIKAGFETLVEAGYAPEMAYFECLHELKLIVDLIYEGGIANMNYSISNNAEYGEYVTGPKVVTSATKEAMRQCLKDIQTGEYAKSFILENKAGAPTLISRRRLTSEHQIEEVGAKLRAMMPWIAKNKMVDKSKN
- a CDS encoding alkaline phosphatase family protein, translated to MRSTTTLACTALLSLSATAIATATAAPAPVPAAPKLVVVMAVDGLPQEQLLRYRGQFGDGGFKRLLTQGAMFGDAHQAHGTTVTAVGHSAILTGAYPYQHGIVGNNWIDRATGKSVYCTEDTRYQYIGESTRPDDGTSPARLRVDTLGDQLRYATGNKSRVLAVSGKDRGAILLAGKTGTAYMYMEGSGNFASSTYYMQQHPAWVQRFQASKPQDRYYGKTWRPMLADADYSMDAGDTPFAISYYSESGAPDASYYKRLKEGPFVDELTLDFARAAIEAEGLGANPAGVPDLLGMSLSAHDYVNHAHGPESRMSHDHLQRLDRMLAGFFTYLDKKVGSDNYLVVLTADHGFANSAEFSQQQRIDAGRVDGKKLLNGLQTHLDASFGGGKVALTASWPNLYLEQAALDKAGIKRADVETAASRWLLAQTGIADVYTRTRFEESGATGTRIDLLLRRAWHRSESGDLVVVPRAYWAFGSGSSGATHGTPYAYDTSVPLLMMGKRWIAPGSYAKYTEVVDIAPTLAAVLGVRPPAGAEGRVLVEALQRTAQR
- a CDS encoding DUF3106 domain-containing protein → MARIPGRTWKLAGAAALALVVGVGAYVALRGSGTPQPGSAASAASIPLLAPTAAEMRWQDLTPAQQRALEPLKKGWDDLGPVRKQKWLEIAGRFHSMKPAEQQRVHDRMRAWVDLTPEERKAVRENYARAQKIMGGKKAAQWEQYLLLPEEEKRKLADAAAAKKPQAAKPPTPKQNLVRTPQPIKQHPSVLPTVPPPPVVAVPPTPAAQPPVTPTAPAPASPAVPEIVYPLEGAVTPAAMVPPAPPPPATTNAGK